The proteins below come from a single Chryseobacterium bernardetii genomic window:
- a CDS encoding calcineurin-like phosphoesterase C-terminal domain-containing protein — MPCMLISAMAFSQSSISGYVYEDSNKNQKKENREKGIEGVAVSNGVQVVLTDKNGRYSLPVQEDQTIFVIKPSGYQTALNSNNLPQFYYHHKPKGSPADFKYKGVVPTGELPKELNFPLYRQNENKNFDILVFGDPQPYTEKELDYFKRGIVNEVKNTKKNAVLGISLGDLVGDNLSLQKPYADVMKEVGLPWYNVMGNHDMNYDAKDDKLSDETFESNFGPANYSFNYGNVHFIILDDILYPDPRDGKGYWGGFREDHLQFIENDLKLVDKNKLIVVSFHIPLEHNNEDSFRNADRQKLFDFLNPFQNVLLLSAHTHIQQQIFYGKKAGWNGIKELHEYNVGTTCGDWYSGTADEAGLPTSTMRDGTAKGYSFISFIDNQYKVKYKTAGKPEDYQIKLYVPKVIPFPSKTSAKVLANFFMGSKKDKVEYRIDDGKWEEMEYDETIDPNFALSVFKWDTTDKILQGRRPSNPEMSKHIWEADFPRKLTLGKHKVEVRAADMYGNQFSASEEFEVQNGIQIP; from the coding sequence ATGCCTTGCATGCTGATCTCAGCAATGGCTTTTTCCCAGTCTTCCATTTCAGGGTATGTGTACGAAGACAGTAACAAAAATCAAAAGAAAGAAAACCGCGAAAAAGGAATTGAAGGAGTAGCCGTTTCGAATGGTGTTCAGGTAGTATTAACAGATAAAAACGGGCGTTACAGCCTGCCGGTTCAGGAAGATCAGACCATTTTTGTCATCAAGCCTTCAGGGTACCAGACTGCTTTAAACAGTAATAATCTGCCGCAGTTTTATTACCATCATAAACCCAAAGGCTCTCCTGCAGATTTTAAATACAAAGGAGTGGTACCAACAGGTGAACTTCCAAAAGAATTAAATTTCCCGCTTTACAGGCAGAATGAAAACAAAAACTTTGATATTCTGGTTTTCGGAGATCCACAGCCTTATACAGAAAAAGAATTGGATTACTTCAAAAGAGGAATTGTAAATGAGGTGAAAAATACCAAGAAAAATGCAGTTTTAGGAATCAGTCTAGGAGATTTGGTAGGCGATAATCTAAGTCTTCAGAAACCTTATGCTGATGTAATGAAAGAAGTAGGGTTACCTTGGTATAATGTAATGGGAAATCATGACATGAACTACGACGCCAAAGACGATAAGCTTTCAGACGAAACTTTTGAATCCAATTTCGGTCCTGCGAACTACTCATTCAATTATGGAAATGTACATTTTATCATTCTGGATGATATTCTTTATCCTGATCCAAGAGACGGAAAAGGCTACTGGGGTGGTTTCCGTGAAGATCATCTCCAGTTCATTGAAAACGATCTTAAACTGGTTGATAAAAACAAACTGATTGTAGTATCTTTCCATATTCCGCTGGAGCATAACAATGAAGACAGTTTCAGGAATGCTGACCGTCAGAAATTATTCGATTTCCTGAATCCTTTCCAGAATGTATTGCTCTTATCAGCCCATACTCACATCCAGCAGCAGATTTTCTATGGAAAAAAAGCAGGTTGGAATGGTATTAAAGAACTGCATGAATATAACGTGGGAACCACTTGTGGCGACTGGTATTCCGGAACCGCAGATGAAGCAGGACTTCCTACTTCAACCATGAGAGACGGAACGGCAAAAGGATATTCTTTCATCAGTTTTATCGATAATCAATATAAAGTAAAATACAAAACAGCCGGAAAACCGGAGGATTATCAAATCAAATTATATGTTCCAAAAGTCATCCCGTTCCCATCAAAAACCTCTGCAAAAGTCTTGGCCAACTTCTTCATGGGAAGTAAAAAAGATAAAGTGGAGTATAGAATAGACGATGGAAAGTGGGAAGAAATGGAATACGATGAAACCATAGACCCGAACTTTGCCCTTTCTGTTTTCAAATGGGATACCACAGATAAAATTCTGCAGGGAAGAAGGCCTTCCAATCCTGAAATGTCAAAACATATCTGGGAAGCAGATTTTCCTAGAAAGCTAACCTTAGGAAAACATAAAGTTGAGGTTAGAGCTGCAGATATGTACGGGAACCAGTTCTCCGCTTCAGAAGAGTTTGAAGTGCAGAATGGCATCCAGATTCCTTAA
- a CDS encoding 3-ketoacyl-ACP reductase yields MNINGKNAIVTGGGRGLGKAVALALANEGVNVAITGRNEENLKNTVEEIQKLGVNSAYAVFSIDDEAAVKSGIETLAEKLGGVDILVNNAGIGDFGSIEEMPSETWEQVIKTNLFGVYYAAKAVHPFMKAKGEGDIVNVASTAGLKGGPNMSAYAASKAAVVSLSQSMMAEWRKQNIRVITLTPSTIASDMSIQGGLTDGNPDKVLQPEDFAEWVRDILKMNRRALIANGSIFSTNP; encoded by the coding sequence ATGAATATAAACGGAAAAAATGCCATCGTAACAGGTGGAGGAAGAGGATTAGGAAAAGCTGTAGCTCTGGCTTTAGCAAATGAGGGAGTAAACGTTGCCATTACAGGAAGAAACGAAGAGAATCTTAAAAATACAGTTGAAGAAATTCAAAAGTTAGGAGTAAATTCTGCATATGCAGTATTCTCTATTGATGATGAAGCAGCTGTAAAATCAGGAATTGAAACATTAGCTGAAAAATTAGGCGGAGTTGACATTCTTGTGAACAATGCAGGAATCGGTGATTTCGGAAGTATTGAAGAAATGCCTTCTGAAACCTGGGAACAGGTGATCAAAACCAATTTATTTGGAGTGTATTATGCCGCAAAAGCCGTTCATCCATTTATGAAAGCTAAAGGAGAAGGAGATATCGTGAACGTTGCCTCTACTGCAGGTTTAAAAGGGGGACCTAATATGTCAGCATACGCCGCTTCAAAAGCTGCTGTAGTTTCTCTGTCTCAATCGATGATGGCGGAATGGAGAAAACAAAACATCCGTGTGATTACATTAACGCCAAGCACCATTGCCTCTGATATGAGCATCCAGGGCGGACTTACAGACGGAAATCCTGACAAAGTATTACAGCCTGAAGATTTTGCAGAATGGGTAAGAGATATCCTGAAAATGAACAGAAGAGCATTAATTGCTAATGGTTCTATTTTCTCTACAAATCCTTAA
- the prmA gene encoding 50S ribosomal protein L11 methyltransferase, which translates to MQNYLEFNFRISPLQPWNEILMAELIEIGFDSFTEEIHGILGYIQTDLFNEDQLKALPIFENENVKIEYSFAEMPNINWNEEWEKNFSPINIDDKVLIRAEFHESVPGMHEIIIQPKMSFGTGHHPTTHLMIQQMMDIDFNGKKVLDMGCGTSVLAIYAKQQGAGDTKAIDIDEWSVENSKENAVRNNVELEIEQGTAENLGNENFDIILANINRNILISDIPTYVSVLNEGGKLLLSGLCFFDVDDILEVCKESGLTLKKQLQREEWVSLLLEK; encoded by the coding sequence ATGCAAAATTATTTAGAATTCAATTTCAGGATTTCTCCATTGCAGCCCTGGAACGAGATATTAATGGCAGAACTTATTGAAATAGGTTTTGACAGCTTTACAGAAGAAATTCACGGAATTTTAGGATATATCCAGACTGATTTATTTAACGAAGATCAGCTTAAAGCCCTTCCGATCTTTGAAAATGAAAATGTAAAAATAGAGTATTCCTTTGCAGAAATGCCGAATATCAACTGGAACGAAGAGTGGGAAAAGAATTTTTCACCCATCAATATTGATGACAAAGTATTGATCAGAGCAGAATTTCATGAGTCTGTTCCTGGGATGCACGAAATTATCATCCAGCCTAAAATGTCATTCGGAACAGGGCATCACCCCACTACACACCTGATGATCCAACAGATGATGGATATTGATTTCAACGGTAAGAAAGTTCTGGATATGGGATGCGGAACCTCCGTATTGGCCATCTATGCAAAACAGCAGGGCGCTGGGGATACAAAAGCTATTGATATTGATGAATGGTCTGTAGAAAACTCAAAAGAAAATGCAGTAAGAAACAATGTTGAATTGGAAATTGAGCAGGGAACAGCAGAAAACTTAGGAAACGAAAATTTTGATATCATTTTAGCCAATATCAACAGAAATATCCTGATCTCGGATATTCCAACTTACGTATCTGTACTGAATGAAGGTGGAAAATTATTGCTTTCAGGGCTTTGTTTCTTCGATGTGGATGATATTCTGGAAGTATGCAAAGAAAGTGGTCTTACCCTGAAAAAACAGCTGCAGAGAGAAGAATGGGTAAGCTTACTGCTTGAAAAATAA
- a CDS encoding SH3 domain-containing protein, which yields MKTLWTALLLLTVQLFTAQENEVYADGVFNFTENKNQKIFTDWTRVRKEPGVNAQILDSLQSNQQIMILKKEESVPVLQLGERRANWYKISYQKGETMGEGYIWGGNLCVGYRNKNGYDFLFGLSKTVDRKNNSLNEIVKQNIAGIKVMEGNTLIEEIYFDTGKGEELSTASFTIESNHKLQDIEFTLKAMVSGEACGIGTYDQYVLYKDKKLIALPQLMNVGDAGVYYHSEQYVFPNDKGGIPNAFILKVEDMETDDKDREKKTHSSKTYLWNGSSYKLK from the coding sequence ATGAAAACTTTATGGACAGCTTTGCTTTTACTGACTGTACAGCTTTTTACAGCTCAGGAGAATGAAGTGTATGCAGATGGTGTTTTTAATTTTACTGAAAACAAAAACCAGAAGATATTTACAGATTGGACAAGAGTCAGAAAAGAACCTGGAGTTAATGCCCAGATTCTGGATTCACTGCAGAGCAATCAGCAGATTATGATCCTTAAAAAAGAAGAAAGTGTACCGGTTTTGCAATTGGGAGAAAGAAGAGCCAATTGGTATAAAATTTCTTATCAGAAAGGAGAAACAATGGGTGAGGGCTACATTTGGGGAGGTAACCTCTGTGTAGGTTACCGTAATAAAAATGGTTACGACTTCCTTTTCGGACTTTCAAAAACAGTGGATAGAAAAAACAATTCACTGAATGAGATCGTAAAACAGAATATTGCAGGAATAAAAGTAATGGAAGGAAATACGTTGATTGAAGAAATCTACTTTGACACAGGAAAAGGTGAAGAACTGAGTACAGCTTCCTTTACTATCGAAAGCAACCACAAACTTCAGGATATAGAGTTTACTTTAAAGGCAATGGTATCCGGGGAAGCGTGCGGTATTGGAACTTATGACCAATACGTCCTTTATAAGGATAAGAAACTCATTGCCCTTCCCCAGTTAATGAATGTAGGAGATGCAGGAGTATATTATCACAGTGAACAATATGTTTTTCCTAATGATAAAGGAGGTATTCCTAATGCTTTTATCCTGAAGGTAGAAGATATGGAAACCGATGATAAAGACCGGGAGAAGAAAACACATTCTTCCAAAACTTACCTTTGGAATGGAAGTTCTTATAAACTTAAATAG
- a CDS encoding 5'-nucleotidase, lipoprotein e(P4) family, which translates to MKNFKFIIASCAFALTLSCKTATPVTNTSIQDTPYQNLGRDGKIYAAFYQQRAAEYQALCLQAYNIAKLRLDEALAQKSAKPLAIISDIDETFLDNSYYAVERSKMGKDYDQKTWEEWTAKGIATPLTGSQEFYQYAASKGVQVFYVTNRLEQERAGTLKNLKKYNFPLQNDANLILRSKESSKENRRLDIAKNYNIVLLLGDNLADFSNLFDKKTETERSAAVKNAANEFGKKFIIIPNVGYGDWESSFYQYKYDYTHQKKDSLMYNAVKANP; encoded by the coding sequence ATGAAAAATTTCAAGTTCATTATCGCAAGCTGTGCCTTTGCTTTGACACTGTCATGCAAAACAGCAACTCCGGTTACAAACACTTCTATTCAAGACACACCTTATCAGAATCTTGGACGTGACGGGAAAATATATGCTGCATTTTATCAACAAAGAGCAGCAGAGTATCAGGCTCTTTGCCTTCAGGCTTACAATATTGCAAAACTTCGTCTGGATGAAGCCTTAGCCCAAAAATCAGCTAAACCGCTAGCCATTATTTCGGATATTGACGAAACTTTTCTGGATAATTCCTATTACGCTGTTGAACGTTCTAAAATGGGAAAAGATTACGACCAGAAAACATGGGAAGAATGGACTGCTAAAGGCATTGCAACACCACTTACGGGTTCTCAGGAATTCTATCAGTATGCCGCCAGTAAAGGAGTACAGGTATTTTATGTTACCAACCGTTTAGAGCAGGAACGCGCTGGAACTTTGAAAAACCTGAAAAAATACAATTTCCCGCTTCAGAATGATGCCAATCTTATTCTTCGGTCTAAGGAAAGCAGCAAGGAAAACAGACGTCTGGATATTGCTAAAAATTATAATATTGTTTTACTATTAGGTGATAACCTTGCCGATTTCTCCAATCTATTTGATAAAAAAACAGAAACAGAAAGATCTGCAGCAGTGAAGAATGCAGCCAACGAGTTTGGTAAAAAATTCATTATTATTCCTAATGTCGGATATGGAGACTGGGAATCTTCGTTTTATCAATATAAATATGACTACACCCATCAGAAGAAAGATTCTCTGATGTACAATGCGGTGAAGGCTAATCCTTAG
- a CDS encoding Crp/Fnr family transcriptional regulator — translation MTDIFENYLSSTGGLSAEEIRFSAQFFKPVSLKKGDFFIRENETCRYIGFIAIGAVKAYAIDTEGQENITCFKFEHEFATSFPEFVAQEKSRRNIRAIEDSVIYRINFADYQHLLSQVIAWNGVIKSVMEQEYIQKELYLLNYNNRSAVDKYRHVLANEPMLVRRITTQDLASYLGITQRSLTRAKGQIFKPDVL, via the coding sequence ATGACTGACATATTTGAAAATTACTTATCCTCAACAGGAGGGCTATCAGCTGAAGAGATTCGCTTTTCAGCGCAGTTTTTCAAACCTGTCAGCTTAAAAAAAGGTGATTTTTTTATTCGGGAAAATGAAACATGCCGCTATATTGGGTTTATCGCCATTGGCGCTGTAAAGGCATACGCCATTGATACAGAAGGCCAGGAAAATATAACCTGTTTCAAGTTTGAACATGAGTTTGCAACCTCGTTTCCGGAGTTTGTGGCGCAGGAAAAATCCAGAAGAAATATCAGAGCTATAGAAGATAGTGTAATCTATAGGATAAACTTCGCGGATTATCAGCACTTGCTTAGCCAGGTGATTGCCTGGAATGGAGTGATAAAATCGGTGATGGAGCAGGAATATATCCAAAAGGAGCTTTATCTGCTGAATTATAATAATAGGTCGGCCGTGGATAAATACCGTCATGTTCTGGCTAATGAACCGATGCTTGTCAGGCGTATCACAACTCAGGACCTGGCATCATACCTGGGAATAACACAACGGTCCCTTACAAGGGCAAAGGGACAAATATTTAAACCTGATGTATTATAG
- a CDS encoding MBL fold metallo-hydrolase: protein MLRQITTEVFQIPLMPRNSINSYIIEGVLVDCGIRSSYTTIKKVIQKIAVHQHVLTHAHADHQGCSDQICAEFDIPLLCHPNEVFRTETGMVTNDYPNPGLWLAKLQQKYWAGQGHKVDKTIVENDMIGNFRVIETPGHSAGHISLFRERDGVLIIGDAAVNMNLITTVTGLQLPPHIFTTDQKRNIKSLQKLAELNPSVICFGHGPVLRNTDRKFEQFVAKCSSEIK from the coding sequence ATGTTACGTCAAATTACTACCGAAGTATTCCAGATTCCACTGATGCCGAGAAACAGTATCAACAGCTATATTATCGAAGGTGTATTGGTAGATTGCGGAATAAGGAGCTCATATACCACTATAAAGAAAGTTATACAGAAAATTGCTGTTCATCAACATGTACTGACACATGCACATGCTGACCACCAGGGGTGCAGTGATCAGATATGCGCAGAGTTCGACATTCCCTTACTATGTCATCCCAACGAAGTTTTCAGGACCGAAACAGGTATGGTAACCAATGACTATCCAAATCCGGGACTTTGGTTGGCAAAACTTCAGCAAAAATACTGGGCAGGTCAGGGGCATAAAGTAGACAAGACAATTGTTGAAAATGATATGATTGGGAACTTCCGGGTTATAGAGACACCCGGACATTCGGCTGGTCATATTTCTTTATTCCGTGAGCGCGATGGAGTACTCATCATCGGAGATGCTGCCGTAAATATGAATCTCATCACTACAGTAACCGGTCTTCAGCTTCCGCCACACATATTCACTACCGATCAGAAGCGCAACATCAAATCGCTTCAGAAATTAGCAGAGCTGAACCCTTCCGTTATCTGCTTCGGACATGGGCCGGTTCTGCGAAATACAGATCGCAAGTTTGAACAGTTTGTAGCTAAATGCAGTAGCGAGATTAAGTAG
- a CDS encoding alpha/beta hydrolase family protein: MSKEYVDNSRGHRLVLTEIWYPKELPAEEKNSAFAVSKAVTQKYPLVLLSHGTGGNRFSLMWLAKILAGEGFIVASVDHFGNTTDNRIPEYFVRYWERPLDISFVLDQLLKDPDLSAKINHDKLSVVGFSLGGYTSLALAGAKLDCSLLKKATKSKQGKRELNIPEIGDLTQLIDHIDCKEIPEKLKDDRIKAFVALSPALGLGFTPKLQYTIESPVLIIASRGDSITPIKSNAMKYHRLIPSSKIKMLNGNPGHYVFLPKIKKYNPDETVFFEDPPGIDRTLIHQETGRMIIEFLNNSL; this comes from the coding sequence ATGTCCAAAGAATATGTTGATAATTCAAGAGGACACCGTTTGGTCCTTACAGAGATCTGGTATCCGAAAGAATTGCCAGCTGAAGAAAAAAACAGTGCATTTGCTGTTTCTAAAGCGGTTACTCAGAAGTATCCGTTGGTTTTATTATCCCATGGCACCGGAGGAAACAGATTCAGTTTAATGTGGCTTGCAAAAATATTGGCAGGAGAAGGTTTTATAGTGGCATCAGTAGACCATTTTGGAAATACAACCGATAACAGGATACCTGAATATTTTGTCAGATACTGGGAACGGCCCCTCGATATTTCTTTTGTATTGGATCAGCTTCTGAAAGATCCGGATCTCTCTGCAAAAATAAATCACGATAAATTGTCCGTTGTGGGATTTTCCCTGGGAGGATACACTTCCCTGGCTTTGGCAGGTGCAAAATTAGACTGCTCTCTGCTTAAAAAAGCCACCAAAAGTAAACAGGGGAAAAGAGAACTGAATATTCCTGAAATAGGGGATCTTACTCAACTCATAGATCATATTGACTGTAAAGAGATACCAGAGAAGCTGAAAGATGATAGAATCAAGGCATTTGTTGCGCTTTCACCGGCCCTGGGCTTGGGTTTTACTCCCAAACTGCAGTATACAATTGAGTCGCCGGTCCTGATAATAGCGTCTCGTGGTGATTCAATTACTCCAATAAAAAGCAATGCTATGAAATATCATCGGCTTATCCCATCCTCAAAGATTAAAATGCTTAATGGAAATCCGGGACATTATGTCTTTCTGCCAAAAATCAAAAAATACAATCCCGATGAGACCGTTTTTTTCGAAGACCCGCCAGGTATTGACAGAACATTAATACATCAGGAAACTGGCAGAATGATAATAGAGTTTCTGAACAATAGCCTATAA
- a CDS encoding thermonuclease family protein translates to MKRLMLLSLLFPAILFSQTSGKVIKISDGDTITVLLKGNKQKKLRLAEVDCPENGQAFGKNAKQFTSAQVFGKTVKFIETSTDRYGRSIAQIYYDNDKYLSKEVIKAGMGWWYFSYSKDDSLGKLQEKAQQNKIGLWQDINAIAPWEYRKMKREQAKNKKIEAAKVQLKIKETV, encoded by the coding sequence ATGAAACGATTAATGTTGTTGAGCTTACTTTTCCCGGCAATCCTATTTTCACAGACAAGCGGAAAAGTAATCAAAATTTCAGATGGTGATACCATTACAGTCCTTTTAAAAGGAAATAAACAAAAGAAGCTCAGACTTGCAGAAGTAGATTGTCCGGAAAATGGACAGGCTTTCGGAAAAAATGCCAAACAGTTCACCTCTGCACAGGTATTTGGGAAAACAGTTAAGTTCATAGAAACCAGTACGGACCGTTATGGACGTTCTATTGCCCAAATATATTATGATAATGATAAATACCTTTCCAAAGAGGTAATAAAAGCCGGAATGGGATGGTGGTACTTTTCTTATTCCAAAGATGATTCTTTAGGGAAGCTGCAGGAAAAGGCTCAGCAGAATAAAATTGGCCTCTGGCAGGATATCAACGCTATTGCACCCTGGGAATACAGAAAAATGAAACGTGAACAAGCGAAGAATAAAAAAATAGAAGCAGCTAAAGTTCAATTGAAAATAAAAGAAACGGTTTAA
- a CDS encoding TolC family protein, whose protein sequence is MKIIYDTISKIVLVLTFTAAIGFQAQERVISMDEARKLALENNKKIKKAQQNIEAAKAARTAAEAGGKPTVDGSVGGYYFSKPLSNLIPEVLGTANLNVTQVLYAGRKVETGKKISSTAVDLQMAQKDLTKEEVKLSAETMYWQIVNAKEKIGLAKEYIKLLNQLHTNVKNSFDAGLTYKNDLLKVEVQQNEAQLNLKRAEDGLSIAKLNLAQIAGLSSFDFDVEDSVNGSFAGILTDSQVLPANRPELSILAKAVEINELQEKLLDGDRKPTVALSGIGFSSFGKNVNPINRKNDMQGFVGMLSVNIPIYDWGARKEKVKEQQYKTNAQKLEMEETKELLVLEVQNAVMQLNQSVKRIELAEKSLVQATENLRLNQDRYDAGTVVAEEVLKAQVLWQQAKSEILDAKAEYKINEAKYKKASGINGEL, encoded by the coding sequence ATGAAAATAATATACGATACAATATCAAAAATAGTTCTGGTGCTGACGTTCACAGCTGCAATAGGTTTTCAGGCACAGGAACGTGTGATTTCTATGGATGAAGCGAGAAAGCTGGCATTAGAGAACAATAAAAAGATCAAAAAAGCACAACAGAATATAGAAGCAGCCAAAGCTGCCAGAACAGCTGCAGAAGCAGGAGGAAAGCCTACAGTAGACGGAAGCGTGGGGGGATATTATTTTTCCAAACCGCTTTCCAACCTGATACCGGAAGTATTGGGAACTGCCAACCTTAACGTTACCCAGGTTCTCTATGCCGGCAGGAAAGTAGAAACAGGAAAAAAGATTTCTTCAACGGCTGTAGACCTGCAGATGGCACAGAAAGACCTTACCAAAGAAGAGGTAAAGCTGTCAGCAGAGACCATGTATTGGCAAATTGTAAATGCTAAGGAGAAAATAGGATTGGCAAAAGAATACATTAAACTCCTGAATCAGCTGCATACTAATGTGAAGAATTCGTTTGATGCCGGCCTGACCTATAAAAATGATCTGTTGAAAGTGGAAGTTCAGCAGAATGAGGCACAACTCAATCTGAAGCGTGCAGAAGATGGTCTTAGCATTGCCAAATTAAACCTTGCCCAGATAGCAGGACTTTCCAGTTTCGATTTTGATGTGGAAGATTCTGTAAATGGTAGCTTTGCCGGTATTTTAACAGATAGCCAGGTGCTGCCGGCGAATCGGCCTGAGCTATCCATTCTTGCTAAAGCGGTGGAAATAAATGAGCTTCAGGAGAAGCTGCTGGATGGCGACCGTAAGCCTACCGTTGCACTTTCAGGAATTGGTTTCTCTAGTTTTGGTAAAAATGTTAATCCTATCAACAGGAAAAATGATATGCAGGGATTTGTAGGAATGCTTTCTGTGAATATTCCGATTTATGACTGGGGGGCAAGAAAGGAGAAAGTAAAAGAACAGCAGTATAAAACCAATGCTCAAAAACTTGAAATGGAAGAAACAAAGGAACTTCTGGTGCTGGAAGTTCAGAATGCCGTCATGCAGCTCAATCAGTCTGTTAAACGCATTGAACTTGCTGAGAAATCTCTTGTTCAGGCCACAGAAAATTTACGTCTTAATCAGGACAGATATGATGCAGGAACCGTTGTGGCAGAAGAAGTATTGAAAGCCCAGGTTCTTTGGCAGCAGGCCAAATCGGAGATTCTTGATGCAAAGGCAGAATATAAGATCAACGAAGCTAAGTATAAAAAAGCTTCAGGAATAAATGGTGAACTTTAA